From the genome of Leptodactylus fuscus isolate aLepFus1 chromosome 1, aLepFus1.hap2, whole genome shotgun sequence, one region includes:
- the SKA1 gene encoding SKA complex subunit 1, translating into MDPLDLDDLCSHVHSKISVIKKTLQLRHIGQDPSLGSVLSKVAQELQLLCELLNKVETEVHRQETIAKSLKELQATLERDVKEASHLNDNIPPHLPKKCPTSNSVPGEEPPVEVKVAAPEPAKKSVREKHIKEMELITVQEFANVPAYMKNRLTYEQINHLIEELNKAVVSKYKIMHQPLKSLNNIARKQLGRFKEEETSDTKGQFFMVEQDIKEFTQVKVDKRFHGMLSILRHCHRLRELRGKGMVRYVIC; encoded by the exons ATGGATCCGCTGGACCTGGATGATCTTTGTTCTCACGTCCATTCTAAGATTTCTGTCATCAAGAAGACCCTGCAGCTCCGTCACATCG GTCAGGACCCCTCCTTAGGGTCTGTGCTCAGTAAAGTGGCCCAGGAGTTGCAGCTTCTGTGTGAGCTCCTTAATAAAGTGGAGACGGAAGTTCACAGGCAGGAAACCATTGCAAAGTCCttgaag GAGCTGCAAGCAACTCTAGAGCGAGATGTCAAGGAAGCGTCTCATCTCAATGACAATATTCCGCCTCATCTTCCCAAGAAATGTCCTACCAG TAATTCAGTCCCAGGTGAGGAACCTCCGGTGGAAGTTAAGGTCGCCGCTCCAGAGCCGGCCAAGAAATCTGTCAGAGAAAAACACATCAAAGAAATGGAGCTGATTACGGTGCAGGAGTTCGCCAATGTGCCGGC GTATATGAAAAACCGCCTGACGTACGAGCAGATCAACCACCTTATCGAAGAGCTCAACAAGGCCGTGGTCAGCAAGTACAAGATCATGCACCAGCCCCTTAAATCTCTGAACAACATTGCCAGAAAGCAACTGGGACGCTTCAAAGAGGAGGAGACTTCAGATACGAAAG GCCAGTTTTTTATGGTCGAGCAAGATATCAAAGAATTCACCCAAGTGAAGGTAGACAAGCGATTCCACGGCATGCTGAGCATCCTGCGGCACTGTCACCGCCTCCGAGAGCTGCGAGGGAAAGGGATGGTGCGTTATGTTATCTGCTAA
- the LOC142197921 gene encoding acyl-coenzyme A amino acid N-acyltransferase 1-like has product MISLKASPEISLVDEPVKIQIWGLQPQQQITLRAWLKDEKGKIFHSRAFYVSDTEGKVDLEHSPATGGDFHGVCPMGLFWALKPSTLFRRLIKRDVMGSPFHVHLEVYSHLEFTPFPKKPPAATTSVKRWYVSPGVQRLEVRQGRIRGALFLPPGEGPFRGVIDLFGGIGGLVEFRSSLLASRGFASLALAYFGYDDLPKTLDHIDLEYFEEAANFLLNHPKVSSAGVGIVGVSKGAEIALATACFVPQIVATICINGTVCVTGNDLSYGDLTIRGIPYQVEKALMTSSGAIDYRFVFGDPRLPENQDSVLPIEKARGPIMFLVGEDDQCNDSVLYAKLSIARAEKFGKKDVSLRSYPGAGHLLEPPGSPLCTASLNSASDVSTMWGGELVGHCKAQEMSWRETLDFFRRYIPCSHRNKL; this is encoded by the exons ATGATCAGCCTTAAAGCCTCCCCTGAGATCTCTCTAGTAGATGAACCTGTGAAGATCCAAATTTGGGGTCTTCAGCCACAGCAACAAATAACCTTGAGAGCTTGGTTAAAGGATGAGAAAGGGAAGATCTTTCATTCCCGAGCCTTCTATGTCAGTGATACAGAGGGAAAAGTAGACCTGGAGCATTCACCAGCCACTGGTGGAGACTTCCATGGAGTGTGTCCGATGGGTCTGTTCTGGGCTTTGAAACCATCCACCCTTTTCCGACGACTTATCAAACGTGACGTGATGGGAAGTCCTTTCCATGTTCACCTAGAAGTCTACAGTCATCTGGAATTTACTCCCTTTCCTAAGAAACCTCCTGCTGCCACTACAAGTGTCAAAAGATGGTATGTATCCCCTGGGGTTCAGAGACTGGAGGTCAGACAAGGAAGAATCAGAGGAGCTTTATTCCTTCCTCCAG GTGAAGGTCCTTTCCGAGGGGTTATAGACCTATTTGGTGGTATCGGAGGTCTTGTAGAGTTTCGAAGCAGTCTCTTGGCCAGTCGTGGATTTGCATCTCTTGCTTTGGCTTACTTTGGTTATGATGATCTTCCGAAAACTCTGGACCATATTGATCTTGAATATTTCGAGGAAGCTGCTAATTTTCTTCTTAACCATCCGAAG GTGTCAAGTGCTGGAGTCGGAATTGTAGGAGTCAGTAAAGGAGCTGAGATAGCTCTGGCCACGGCATGTTTTGTGCCCCAAATTGTGGCTACCATTTGTATCAACGGGACTGTTTGCGTAACTGGCAATGATCTCAGTTATGGTGACCTGACAATCAGAGGAATTCCTTATCAAGTTGAAAAAGCTTTGATGACTTCCTCAGGGGCCATTGATTATAGATTTGTATTTGGAGACCCAAGACTCCCGGAAAACCAGGATTCAGTACTTCCTATTGAGAAAGCCAGAGGTCCTATCATGTTCTTGGTGGGAGAAGATGACCAATGTAATGACAGTGTGTTATATGCCAAACTATCTATAGCCAGAGCTGAAAAGTTTGGTAAGAAGGACGTGTCCTTACGGTCTTACCCTGGTGCTGGACATCTTCTCGAACCTCCAGGTTCCCCTTTATGCACTGCGTCACTAAATTCTGCTTCTgatgtttctacaatgtggggtgGAGAACTCGTGGGGCACTGCAAAGCACAAGAGATGAGCTGGCGGGAAACACTTGACTTCTTCCGCAGATATATACCATGTTCTCATAGGAATAAATTATAA
- the LOC142197934 gene encoding acyl-coenzyme A amino acid N-acyltransferase 1-like, giving the protein MISLKASPKTSLVDEPVRIQVWGLPPEQIITLRAWLQDEKGKIFHSRAFYISNTEGKVDLEHSPATGGDFQGVCPMGLFWALKPSTPLLRLIKRNVIGSPFHVHLEVYSHVELTPFPKEPPAATTSVERWYASPGVQRLEVRQGRIRGALFLPPGEGPFRGVIDLFGGIGGLVEFRSSLLASHGFAALALAYFGYDDLPKTLDHIDLKYFEEAVNFLLNHPKVSSIGVGVVGISKGAEIGQAMACFIPHIVATVCINGTIFVTDQDLRYGDLTIRALPYKIEKALITSSGAIDCSHMYGDPRDPAHQDSVLPIEKSRCPIMFLVGENDLCHDSVLYAKLSQSRAEKFGKKDVYLRSYPGAGHLLEPSGSPLCPASLNAISGAPVLWGGELVGHCKAQEMSWRETLDFLHRYIPCSQRNKL; this is encoded by the exons ATGATCAGCCTTAAAGCCTCCCCCAAGACCTCTCTAGTAGATGAACCTGTGAGAATCCAAGTTTGGGGTCTTCCGCCAGAGCAAATAATAACCTTGAGAGCTTGGTTACAGGATGAGAAAGGGAAGATTTTTCATTCCCGAGCCTTCTATATCAGTAATACGGAGGGGAAAGTAGACCTGGAGCACTCACCAGCCACTGGTGGAGACTTCCAAGGAGTGTGTCCGATGGGTCTGTTCTGGGCTTTGAAGCCATCCACCCCATTGCTACGACTTATAAAACGTAACGTAATTGGAAGTCCTTTCCATGTTCACCTGGAAGTCTACAGTCATGTGGAATTGACTCCCTTTCCCAAGGAGCCTCCTGCTGCAACGACAAGTGTCGAAAGATGGTACGCGTCTCCTGGGGTTCAGAGATTGGAGGTCAGACAAGGAAGAATCAGAGGAGCTTTATTCCTTCCTCCAG GTGAAGGTCCTTTCCGAGGGGTTATAGACCTATTTGGTGGTATCGGAGGTCTTGTAGAGTTTCGAAGCAGTCTCTTGGCCAGTCATGGATTTGCCGCTCTTGCTTTGGCTTACTTTGGTTACGATGATCTTCCAAAAACTCTGGACCATATTGATCTTAAATATTTTGAAGAAGCTGTTAACTTTCTTCTTAATCATCCCAAG GTGTCGAGCATTGGAGTTGGAGTTGTAGGGATTAGTAAAGGGGCTGAGATAGGTCAGGCCATGGCATGTTTCATACCCCATATTGTGGCTACAGTCTGTATCAATGGGACCATTTTTGTAACTGACCAGGATCTCCGTTATGGTGACCTGACAATAAGAGCACTTCCTTATAAAATAGAAAAAGCTTTGATAACCTCCTCGGGCGCCATTGATTGTAGTCACATGTATGGAGACCCGAGAGACCCGGCACACCAGGATTCAGTGCTTCCTATTGAGAAATCCAGATGTCCCATCATGTTCTTGGTGGGAGAAAATGACCTATGTCATGACAGTGTGTTATATGCTAAACTATCTCAATCCAGAGCGGAAAAGTTTGGTAAGAAGGACGTGTACTTACGGTCGTACCCTGGTGCTGGACATCTTCTCGAACCCTCAGGTTCCCCTTTATGCCCTGCGTCACTAAATGCTATTTCTGGTGCTCCTGTATTATGGGGTGGAGAACTCGTGGGGCACTGCAAAGCGCAAGAGATGAGCTGGCGGGAAACACTTGACTTCTTACATCGATATATACCATGTTCTCAGAGGAATAAATTGTGA